Proteins co-encoded in one Lentisphaera araneosa HTCC2155 genomic window:
- a CDS encoding transporter: MKKTLATLTLGSLSLFAQNTEHSTHDTSCSCNDSHSIAHFAPAGIMGAHVHKEGEWMVGTRSMFMEMDGLRDGTNRVSNSKAHKDYMVLPRDMKMQMHMLDVMYGLNDDWTLTLMVPWVRYSMNLNRRMTMMGTTTDTKFKTRNEGLGDIKVGSIYRAYDDGNEQVLLGLTLNLPTANFDEESNTPMRDDMRLGYPMQIGSGTWDFTPSIVYNQFHKNWSWGTKLEATIHTDKNSEGYRRGDKLTYNIWASHALNPVFALNSRIEFNAWEDYHGTDDKLEPMGGMNPVADADLRGGKNSSLFGGFTWKTCAKSKVQFEAGMPFYQEIDGPNLETDYTVNINFLYSF; the protein is encoded by the coding sequence ATGAAAAAAACATTAGCTACACTTACGCTTGGCTCATTGAGCCTCTTCGCACAAAACACAGAACACTCTACACACGATACATCATGCTCCTGCAATGACTCACACAGCATTGCTCACTTTGCACCAGCAGGTATCATGGGCGCTCATGTCCACAAAGAAGGTGAATGGATGGTCGGCACTCGCTCAATGTTCATGGAAATGGACGGCTTACGGGACGGCACTAATCGAGTCTCTAATAGTAAAGCACACAAGGACTACATGGTCCTCCCAAGAGACATGAAAATGCAAATGCATATGCTCGACGTCATGTATGGCCTCAATGACGACTGGACTTTAACTCTCATGGTTCCATGGGTTCGCTACAGCATGAATCTCAATCGCCGTATGACTATGATGGGAACAACTACAGACACTAAATTCAAGACTCGCAATGAAGGTTTGGGTGATATTAAAGTTGGAAGTATCTACAGAGCTTATGACGACGGCAATGAGCAAGTCCTCTTAGGATTAACACTCAACCTTCCTACTGCTAACTTTGACGAAGAGTCTAATACGCCCATGCGCGATGACATGCGTTTAGGCTATCCCATGCAGATTGGTTCAGGTACTTGGGATTTCACCCCCTCTATTGTATATAATCAATTTCACAAAAATTGGTCTTGGGGAACAAAACTGGAAGCTACTATCCATACAGATAAAAATAGTGAAGGTTACCGTCGAGGCGATAAACTAACTTACAACATCTGGGCTTCACATGCCTTAAACCCCGTCTTTGCCCTCAATTCACGTATTGAATTCAATGCATGGGAAGACTACCACGGGACAGATGACAAACTCGAACCCATGGGTGGAATGAATCCAGTGGCCGATGCAGATTTACGCGGCGGCAAAAACTCATCACTATTCGGTGGCTTTACTTGGAAAACTTGCGCCAAAAGTAAAGTTCAGTTTGAAGCTGGAATGCCTTTCTATCAAGAAATTGATGGCCCCAACCTCGAAACAGACTATACAGTGAATATTAATTTCCTTTATAGTTTCTAA